A window of Stenotrophomonas indicatrix genomic DNA:
GACGGGCAGACAGGGTCCTCATGGACGGAAAAGCTCCTGCAATCGGTAGCGCCGAAGCGTCATTTTTCTGACGCCGGGAGAGCTTAGCGCGAGGAGGTCTATTGCGTCGAAGAGCAGGAAAAGCGAAAAGCGGAATTGATCACAAAAAAAATGGGCTAAGCGTGAACGGTGCCTTACCTGATGAACAGACGCGCCGTGCAGACCGTGGTGGCAATCCTGCACTGATCCTGTGACATCTGCTTCCATGCCGCCTTCGCGCTGCATTGCAGCAGGGCGACAACGACCGCGCGCTGCTCCGGAATGACAGCGACAACGCTGGCGGTTTCATTGAACCGCCCCGCGCGGGATGTTGCACGCAGGGTCCGTGATGCTCGCCGGATGGCCGCGCAGCCCGGCACGCCCTGGCCACCTATTGGATACCTGCCCGGCGTGCGATTGCCTTCCGCCAAGACAGGAAAAGGCAGCAGGCCTGCAATCCACAGAAGTCACGGCTAGAAACGTGTTGGATTCGTCTCATGGCTTTCCTGCCTCCTGACAGCCTCAGGCCGTGGCCGTGGCCGTGGCCGACAATCGCGGTCAGCGCAATTGCTGCGCGCAGGTAGCCCCTTGGGTGGCGTAGTCACGGATGTAGCCGTCCATCGTCAGCACCGTGATATCGCAGCGATTGTTCACGTCACTGACGACATGCCCGTATACGTTCAACCCCTGAACGCGCTCACCACGATGGAGGTACAAGGTGCGCGATCCATCAGACCCGTTCTCCACGCGGTCCGGCGTTCCCCATGTCCGCACGAACTCCTGCTCGGTCTTGCCGATCCACATGTCCATGAGGTTGTTGCGACCCACACGGTTGGCTGCACGAACCGACTCATCCAGCACGCGGGTCGTTTCCCGCTGGCCGCGTGCCAGGTTTGCTTCCAGGTTACGCTCAATACGGTCCAGCTCGGCGTCGGTCGGCCGATAGGTGAACGCCGGACGCGTGCCGTCCTTCCAGAGGTTCCCCCAGACAAAATTCGCGGGTGATTGGCCGACGTCACCGATGGGCAGGAAGCCCCGCTTCATCATTTCCGCGGGCACTTTGGCCTCGGGGTCAGGTCCAACGAGACAGGCAAACCGCACCAGTTGCACCTGCCACGGCTCGACCGCCTCGCTGGTCGGATCGAATCTCTCCGGTGGAACATCCTCGATTGCACGGTCGCGCCATTGCACCAGACTCATCTTCATGGCCACAGTGTTACGCGCACAGTTCACCGAGTACTTCCTGATCAGTCGATTCGGCTTGGTCGCGTTCTCGTAAACCGTATTGACCTGGATCTCGTATACCGGATCCGGGCCAGCAACGCGCTCGCCGGGCTTTGGCGGCTTCTTCCGGCGCAATTGCTTCAGGTACGCGTTCTGCTCTTCCTGCGTGGCGGTCTGCAGGAAAGCCATCAGGTCCGAGCGGCTGCTGAGCGTTTGCGCATCCACCACCCACGCCTCGCGATTGGGCTTGTCGCCACCGGCGAAAATGACCCAGCTATCGGCGGCGTGTGCTGACGAACCGAGCACCAGTCCGCCGAACAGCATCACTACACGGAAGGGATTCTGCATGATTCGTTCCTTCGAATGGTGTGGAGACTAACGCGGATGGTGCTTCCCAGCACAGCCAACCGTGTCACTTTGACTGATGTGATCACGATATGTCCATGGCGAAAGATCTTGCGTTGACTGAGTCCTGTTCCTAAGCAGTCGTCCCGGAGCAAGTGTCCGAAGTACCCGTAGATCGCAAAACGACGCCGGCGCTGCTGGAAGAATGGCTTGGCACTCTCCAAAAGAAACGCAGTGACCTGAGGCCTGTGTTGCGTTGGACGGCCTAAAATGACTCATACACTGGCTTGGTACAGTCCTCGTATGCCACCTGACAGGACTTTCCATCGGTATCAACGCACGACTGCTGAGCCAGTTTCCGAGCCTCGGCCGGCTCTTTGGCGCTGGCTAGACCGGCGCGAGAAGCGCCACCCTGACTATTGGGAACCAACCATGCGACGCACTGATTCCGATACGTAAAGATAACCCTGCAGTCTGAAGCTCCGCGCCTGCTGCAATCCGCCAAGGCCATCTGCTCGGCGCTCTCCTTGCTTGGTCGACCACTTGCAACGCCCGCGTCTGCGGTTGCATTGGAAGAGGCAATCCCCCCACGTCTTATGCCATTTTCCAGCGGGCTCCGGCTCGCGGGCAGCACCACCAGCTCTCTGGAATGGAGCACATCCGCCCCCCCCTTGATCGCCGATTGGATACTGGCCCGTGGGGCATCGGCCCTCGGCATTGACATTACCGATAACCACGAGCACGGCAAACACCATCGTTAAAGCCAAAAAGATTGAAGTCCCGCTCAGAGGCTTGAAGTCGCCATTGCCAAGACTCTCGCAACATCGCTGTTGATCACTCTCTGGCCTGATGCTCCGCGTCCGCCATCCTCCTTGAAGCCCGCCGCAGTGCTTCAAGCGACACCGAAAGAACCGAAGGCAAGACGATACGCCAGATCAGCCCTCCTGAAAGAAGGGCTTGGTGCAGTCCGAGTGTACAAACGTACACTCCTGGCTTCCCGACTTCCGACAATCCTGCGTCGCCCTCTCTAGAGCTTGTTCCTTAGTAGCGCCCGCATTGAACATCGTTCCGTTGTCAGGTCGGCCAGTCCTGATGGACGCATAGCACTGATTGTAATAGGTGTACAACACCTTGCAGTCAGTCGCCCCCCAGTGACCGCACCGCTCGATCGCCTGACGCTCGGCCGAGGCCTTGGCCTGATGGCCAGTGGATGCACCCGCATCGCCATTCATGGACCCCGCAACGGCTCCCCACGTTTTTACCCAGTGCCCGGGATTCTCCTCAGGTGCGCTCTGGCCCGCACCGGGGATGGGAGCGCAGCCGCCTACTCCCTGATCGCCGATCGGATACTGGCCCGGCGGGCAGCGGCCTTCTGCTGCTGCAGAATTGATGTATGCAGAGCCCATCAGCATGAAAGACAAGCAAAGACACTTCAGAAAACCGTTGGCACTCATCGTCAGTCTAGCCTCTAATTGCCTTGATTCGAGTTCGCTGCACCAAGTTGACCAGGTGTGGCTCCCGTCGAACCACCCGTGCCGTCAAACACTCGGCCCAAACTGTTCTGAGGATTATCAGCGCTGTGGCCCGACGCCGCCTCTGGGGCCGCAGGCGGCGGAGCCGACATACCCGGCGGACGACCATCGGCACTCGGCGAGGCGCTGGCGCCGCCACCTATCTGCGAATATGCCATGAAGGTGCCCAGCGTGCCTTGGAAGAACATCGCCGCCATTGGGGGCACAATCAGGATCCAAGGTCGTCAAGATCAGACCAATGCCACCCTGCTGCATCGCCTGGCTGGACAAGCCGCTCTCAGACGCAGGGCCAAGAATCAGCTTCGCACCTGCCGATTCCAGCCAGAAGGCTTTGGCCACGCGGAACACCATGGCCAAGGCGATACCTGTCAACGCAGCCAGGACTGCCATGGAGAACAGCGCACCTTTGCCATGGAACAGCCGTCGCTGGAACAGCTACTTCGTCTGCTCCAACAACAAACCGAGGATGAACAATGGGCCAAGGCCAATGAAAAGCGCGATTGCTATCTCATACAACAGCAGCATTGAGCCTGCTGTGACGGCCGGACCTACGGCACCCAGCCCCATACATCACATGCCCCGCGCCTTCTGCCCCGTCGATGCCGGCCACGGCGGCGCTTCAAAAAACTTCCAGATTAGATGCCAACTCCATGACGGAGGCAACACGAAGTCGGCACCTACACGGTAACGGCCAACCTCGCAAAAATGCATTGCGTCATTGACCCACCTTCAATAGGACTGATAAATGGGCTCGCTGCATTCGGAATAAACTACCCGACAGTTGAGCCCACCTTTAGCTTCACACCGTTCCAATACCATCTTCTTCGACTGCTCAATTGTCGGAGAACCTGCGAAGCTCGTCCCACCTTCGCCGGCACCTGGTACAGCCGCTGCCGCGCATTGGTGCTTGTACGTAAAGGAGGCTGCACAAGCTCGGCCGCCACTGTTTGCACAAACTGCTATAGCGTCCCGTACCGCTTCGGACTTGCTCAACCTCCCTGCGGCTGCACCGGAAGCGCCATCAGGAGAAAGCGAGATGGCGCCCCAAGTTTTTATCCATTTACCACTGGGGCGAGCCGGAGCGGCCACCCCACCGCCACTTGGAATTGGCGCGCAGCCCTGAACACCTTGACCGCCTATCGGATACTGCCCCTGAGGACAACCGCCCTCTGCCTTTACCAATGTTGGGCACGACAAAGTCACCATCGCCAATACTGCATAAAGAACTGAGCACCGCAGAGAAAGCCTGGACATTCTTTACCTCAAGGTCAACATGACGGCTAACACGAAAGCTGAGCTTCAACTCGCGGATCCATACTTGCCAGTGGTCAGACCGTTGTTGGATGGGGGGGCAGAGGGAATGCTAGTCCCTGCCACTCTGGTCGAAGCATCTTGGCTACTGCTACCTGTCATCGCGGGCGCAGGTGCTGGATGACTACCCGGCGGACGACCATCAGCGCTTGGGGTAGCCGCCGCACCGCCGCCTATCTGCGAATATGCCATGAAGGTGCCCAAGGTGCCCTGGAAGAACACGGCAGCCATTGGGGGCGCAGTCAGGATCAGGGTCGTCAGGATCAGCCCCATGCCGCCCTGCTGCATCGCCTGGCTGGACAGGCCGTTCTCGAAAGCCGGGCCAAGAATCAGCTTCGCACCTGCAGATTCGAGCCAAAAGGCTTTGGCCACGCGGAACACCATGTCCAAGGCGATACCTGTCATTGCAGCCAGCACTGCCATAGAGAACAGCGTACCAATGCCATAGAACAGCCATCGCTGGAACAGTGACTTCGTCTGCTCGAACAACAAGCAGAGGATGAACAATGGGCCAAGGCCAATGAACAATGCAATGGCTATCTCATACAACAGCAGCATCGAGCCTGCTGTGATCGCCGGACCAGCGGTACCAAGTCCTACGAACAACATCGCCCGCGACTTCTCTTCGATCAGTTCCGGATCCGCCATGACGTCGATAGCGTCGATACTCGCCAACGCGACCTGAAGGTATGCCAGGTTGTCATCGATCTGCTCTTCCGGCGACTTGTTCGAGTCGGTCACCACATGGGTGATTTCATCTCGCACGGTCTTCGTCAGGAACGTATGGAGATTGGTGCCCAACATGCCCATGGTCGAGGCAACACTGATGATCAGGGCCGCGCGCGCCATGTTTGTCACCAGAATCATCATGGAATCGCGGCTGCGCCCGGTCACGATGCGGAAACCCTGGATCAGCACCCAGAGCGTCATCAGCGTGAGGGAAATACCAAGCACCCATGCCATCATGTTTTCCATGAGCTGGAGCCCGAAATCGCTGATTCGTTCCCGCAGGAAATTGAGAATCAGGCGAAAGAATACGAAGTCGCCGATTGACTGGACACGTGTGGCGAATCCAAGCAACTCATGCAGACCACCAGAAAATTCAAAGTTGGCGACCGATCTCATCATTGTCCACATTCCTTGGGCCAATTGCCCGCTTTACCCGATGGCCGCTCCGGCATAGCCGAGACGGCGTCTTTCCTTACTGGTCCAACGCGCCGGCAAGAATGGCGGTCTTGGCGATATCCCGGACAAAGCGCGTTGATGGATCCCCCTTCAACGCAGTCTTGGCGATCAACTTCTGATTGACCTTCAGCACCTCGATGTAGGCGTCGTACGACTGCATTTGGCCCTCCCACTTCTGGGTGGCAACAGCAAGGTCGTTGGCGGTGCGCAGCGATTCGCTGTCAGCTCCCTGCACAGTGCCCTGATCGTTGTTTCGGGTACGTTCCTTGAATATGTCAGCCAGCGCCTGCTCCATACTCGGCACGGTGTCGTTCAGAAAATCAATCGACTCGTTGTACTTGCGGTTCTCCATCATGCGGATGTTCACGCAGATCTGCTGCTGGCGCTTCTTGAGATCCTGGTCACCGGTCAGTCCGACCGTACTGAGCAGCCCCGACAGCGAAAAATCCATGCCTTGACCGCCACAGGTTTCAGCAACCATGTATTTCGGATCAACCTTGACCAGGGGTTGCCCCTCAGGCAGCCCAATTGCGCGCATCTGTGCCTGAATCTGCACCAGCGCCTGCTGATACTGCTTGGCCGTCTTTGTCCAGCGGTCCGCGGTCTCCTTGTACTCAGCCAAGTCAGCTGCGCTCATGCCTTCACCAACTTCGTAGTCCATGATGGCCTGCATCAGGCCCGCGAAGTCGAAAACCGGCCAACCACTTGCCGACACCGGATTGGTCGAAAGTACCGCTGCGCACCCCAGCACCAGGGCAGCGAAACGCGAGCGGCGCGGGCCGCGGCCAGACTTGCGATTGTCGTTTGCCTTGTTCATGTCGTTCTCCACGGAAATGGAAGTCTTCATCGTCATCCCTGTTCGTTGGCGCTCAGGCCGCATCGGATTGGGCGGCAGCCTTGCCCGATCCCTTTCGATTCTTGTAGAAATCTTCCAGCCACTGTTCCGGCGTCAGCTCATCCACCGTCACCCGTGCACGCACGGCGGCGGTCTGCAGCACGCGATGCATGATGTCGATGTTGTCGGTCGACGCCGAGATCACCGATAGGATGTCATCCATGCCGCGCAGGTTGAGCTGACACACGCTCGAAGCGTGACCCTGCTTGACCAGGAAACAGCGCGAACGCTCATCCAGGGCAGTGACCACCTTGAACTCGGCCTCGGTCAACTTCAGGCCCTCCATATAATCACTCTTGCTGGCGTTCGGGTTCGGCAGCAGGATCAAGGTGGCGGTCTGTTCGATCAGTGCGGCGGAGATGTCGCTCTTCAGCGCATCCTCCGGGCTCTGCGTTGCGAAGATACCCATGCCGTTCTGCTTACGGATGGTCTTCTGCTTGTTCTTGGCGAACTCCTTCAGGCCGCCTTCGCCGTCCAGGATCTTCCAGAACTCGTCCATCACGTAGATCAGCGGGCGACCATCGATCAGCGATTCCAGGCGGTGGAGCAAGTAGTTGATCACCGGCACGCGCACTTCAGGGTTGTCGATGATGTCGGTGTAGTCAAAACCAATGATGTTGGCCTTGCTCAGGTCCACGGTATCGACAGGGTTGTCGAATACCCAGCCCAGCGAGTTGCCGGACGTCCAGCGACGCATACGCGCGTATAGCCCATCGTCACCCATGTTGGGCAGGCTCTTCTGGAAATTGGTCATGCTGCGCAGGTGCATCGGTGTGTCGAGCATGCTCTCCACCGCGCGGTAGATGTCCTCTTCTTCGCGTGCGCTGTACTCGCGCTTGCCGGCCAGCACCTTGATCAGGTCGGCGAGGAACTGCACGTTGCCTTCGTTGTTCTCGCACTGGAAGGGGTTGAAGCCGGTCGGCGCACCGTTCTCCAGGGCCAAGTAGTTGCCACCACAAGCGCGCACGAAGATCTCAGCACCGCGATCCTTGTCGAAGAAGAAGATGGTCGGCGACGGCTCGTACTTCTGCACCTGACTGAGCAGGAAATTGATCAGGGCGGTCTTACCGGTACCCGACTTACCGATCACCATGGTGTTGGCAATCGCCTTTTCACCCAGCGAGTTCTCTGACGGGTGGGTGGCATGGAAGTTGAAGTAGTACGGCTGGCCGTTGGTCGTCTGCAACGTGGTGACGCAATCGCCCCATGGATTGTTGTGCTGCTTGCCGGTGGCGAAGTTGTGCAGCGGCGACAGGCCGAGGAAGTTCAGCGAGCTGACGTTCGCTAGACGGGTACGGAAACGCCAATTGGCCGGCAACTGGGAATAGAACGACGAGGTGACCGCAAGGTCTTCCTTGGTGGATACGAAACCGGCATTGGACAGTTCTGCGCGGGTCGTGGCCACGTTCTGGGACAGCTTGGCCTGGCTGTCGCCGTAAACGGCCATGATGAAGTGATATTCACCCAGCACGAAGTTGCCTGAGGACAGCTGGTCCATGGCCTGGTCGAGTTCAACGATCTGACTGACCGCCTTGTCGCCGGAGGAAATCATCATGCCCTTGGTGCGATCCAGCACCTTCAGTGCGTCCTGCCGTCCCATCGGGCTGAACGAATGGGTCACGACATACTCGAAGTCGAGGTACTTCAGCCCATTGAGGATGCCCGGATAGGTCCCCTCGGCATATTCCTTGATGTTCAGGATGGCACCGAAGTGGTTGACACCGTTCGGCGTGTTGATCACGAAATCGCCGGTCTTCGCCGAGAACATGTGCCGGCTGACCGGCAGATAGTCCTTCACCGGTGCAGACAACACTGGCACCGGCTCGTCGATACGGTTGATCAGGTAACCGAACAACTCCAGCGTCTCGGAGAACACCACGCCATTCTTGGCTTCGTACATGCCGAGGCGATACGGCGCGTAGTCGCGGATCACCGCTTCGACATTGCCTGCTAGTTCCATCAGCTTGTCGACGGCTTGCTCCTGTTCGGCGCGCAACTTGTCGACGTTGGCCGACTTTTCCACAAAGCGCTTACCGGCCACGACCGGGCGATAGATCATCGTCAGGTACAGCTCATTCTGCATGATGCGCTGCGAGGACAACATGCCCATGTACTGATCGGACACGTCCTGGTTGAAGCGCTGCTTGTAGTGACTCTTGCCCTTGAGCGTGCGGCGCCGCCGGATGTCATGCACCCAGAAGGCGACATTGACGAAGTCCGGGGCGCGCAGCGTCTGCAGCAACCTGTTGAAGGTGTTGTGGCGATGCTCAAGCTCCCATTCCTCGCGCCCCACGAACGGCAACCCTTCAAGGTGCCAGGTCAACAGGTAGTCGCCGCCCGTGGTCTTCACCACGTTCGGGGCTACATGCGACGACAGGGGAATGAATTCGCTGATGGATGTGTCTGGGCTGAACATACGACTGCTTCCAAAGGGTACTGCCGACGAAAATTCGGAGTAGGCCAGGCGGGCGTAGTGCGCCCGCCTGACCATAACCGGCCCTCAATCCATACGGGCCGGCTTGTCACGGTAATGATTCGGGTTGAACACCCACATGCCGTCGTGTTCCCGGACGTTGCGGACCCGCATCTTGAACAGCAGCCGCAGGCCCAACAGCCGGAAGATCATCTCGTCACGCTTGGCCATCTGACGCATGATGAAGATGGCCACCGGGATGGTCAGCAGGAACCAGAAGTTGGTGTACATGCTCAGGAGCAGCAACCCACCTGCCACCATGAAAAATGGCAGGTAGGGAACGCCCAGAAACATGGCTGGGCGAGTGCAACCCCGGAACAGTACGTTCTTATGCACGGTAGTAGGAGATCGCGTTCTGGATGTGGAACGCCATGCCACCCGGACCACCACCGCCGGTGCCAGCGTTCTCACAGTTGCCGTACTCGTCACCCAGCAGCATGCGGGCGATCTGGCCTGCGGCACCGATCAGCACGCCACCGATCAGGATCGGAGCCACGTCGCCGATGCGCTTGTGCGCGAAGGCGATCTGATAACCGGCGAAGATCACGGCAATGGTCACCACAGCAATCGAGGCCATGTTCAGCAGGCCATTGATGTTGGTGAAGAAGCCGCATACCTTGCCGTCGGTACCGCCGTAGGTGGTGCCGCCGCCGCCGGTGGTAGCGAAGGCCTGCGGGGCGAACACGGCACCCACGAACACAACGGCCATCAGCATGGTCTTCAGCGTGCGCTGGGCCTGGACGAGGTCGAGATTGGATCGCTTCATGGATTGATTTCCTTGTTGATGGACTAACACACCTGAATCGACCAGCCGGGGGACTGGCCGTACCACGACTTCGTCAGAACACGAAGGCCGCATCCCCTGCGGGAATCTGTTGCACTGGCATCTGTTGCGCCGGCGCGTTGTACATGTTGTCGGTCGCTGCGGCCGGAGCGCCCTGCTCGCCCCATGGCTGCAGCATGACCGGACTTTCGCCCCCGCCGGCGGTCGCGCCGGGCAGCTGCTGCGGCATCATCGGCGATTGGCCCGCCCGTGCTGCAGCGGCCTGCTGCGGATAGCCCTGCTGCTGCGGGTAGCCGCCCTCCGGCTGCGCCTGCGGCTGCATCATGCGGTCAACCGAGCCGAGCACAACCCGCGACAGCGCCTGGTCGGCGAGGTTGACCAGACTGCCGCGCGCCATCGCTCCGGTGGACGGATAGACGGTGTAAGCACGCGCCGGATCATTGGAGGGCACATAGACTGGCCCATTGGCCTGGGCGACGATGCGCGCCTGCGCTGGCGAGGCCAGCTGCGGATGGTGCTCGACCTTGACGGTACGACGTTCGCCGCGGCTCACCACATCGATCGGCGCGACGCCGTTACTCGCCACCTGCTGCCCTCGCCGCATCGAGTCATAGACCTTCTGCACGTAACCATGGCGAAAGCCGGTCTCGAAATTGCCCGAGTAGTAGCAGCTGAAAGACTTTCCCCAATCCTTGCCCGAACGCTTGTAGCACTCGGCCAGGATGCGCGACCCGGCCTGCAGGTTCGGGCACTGTTGGAAGGCCTTTTCGTAGGAGTCCAAGCCGTACTTGGCCAGATTATAGCGATTGACCTGGGCCAAGCCGATGGAGAAGTTGTAGCCCTTTTCCTCAAGCATGCGTACGGTCGCCAAGGCCTCATCCAGCGCCTTGGGCTGGCGCACCAGTGCGCCGCCAACTACGCCAATGGCGTACGGGTTACGCGAGGACTCAACGTTGATGACGTGCTGCATCACGTCCATCGAGACGGCCATTTCCGGACACGCCATCATTTCCAATCCTGGCAACATTGCTCAAGCCTCCTGCCCCTGGGCACGCCCAGGATTGAAGTCGATACCGGTGATATAGCGCGAGCCTGCATGCGCCTTGATGTGCACGACTATATCGATGGTCATCATCAACAGACGCTTGATGACATTGAATTCAAGGCCCGAGCCTTCGTTGGAGGCCTTCACCATCAGCGCCAGCTGATCCCAGGTCTGCTCCGGGCTGCCCGCGTGGCAACTGGTGATTGAACCGGGGTGACCCGAGGCACAGTTACGGATGAAGTAGAACGCTTCATCGCCGCGCAACTCAGCCAGGATGATCCGCTCGGGCTTCATGCGCAGACAGGCTTCCATGCAACTCTTGGCCGTGACGTTGCTCGCGCTCTGCCCGCCTTTCGAATACAGCAGGTGCACCACGTTGGGCTGGGTCAGGAACAGCTCGCGCGCGTCCTCGATGGTGACCAGACGCTCGCTGTCCGGGATGTGGTTCACCAACGCTTTCATGAAGGTGGTCTTGCCGCTGCCGGTAGCACCCGACACGACGATGTTCTTGCGGTACATCACCGCCCGCCGGAAGAACTCCGCGTACTCACGCTGTTGCCGCAACTCGAGCAATTCGCGGTCGTGTTCGCCGAGACTGCCGTCCTGTTCGAGGATCTGGTTGAAGAAGCCATCCTCGTGGTACTGGGTGAGCGACTTGGTGTGCTTGGATGGCAGACGGATGGTGATCGACACCTTGCCTGCGTCGCATGCCGGCGGGATCACGAACTGCGCACGCTGTCCAGTTGGGAAGGTGAGCGACACCACCGGATCGGCATCGGTGATGCGCTGGCCCGTGTTGCTCTCGTTGACGACTGCCGTGCAGAACTGCCG
This region includes:
- a CDS encoding DUF4189 domain-containing protein; the encoded protein is MSMPRADAPRASIQSAIKGGADVLHSRELVVLPASRSPLENGIRRGGIASSNATADAGVASGRPSKESAEQMALADCSRRGASDCRVIFTYRNQCVAWLVPNSQGGASRAGLASAKEPAEARKLAQQSCVDTDGKSCQVAYEDCTKPVYESF
- a CDS encoding DUF4189 domain-containing protein — its product is MSANGFLKCLCLSFMLMGSAYINSAAAEGRCPPGQYPIGDQGVGGCAPIPGAGQSAPEENPGHWVKTWGAVAGSMNGDAGASTGHQAKASAERQAIERCGHWGATDCKVLYTYYNQCYASIRTGRPDNGTMFNAGATKEQALERATQDCRKSGSQECTFVHSDCTKPFFQEG
- a CDS encoding DUF4189 domain-containing protein, translating into MSRLSLRCSVLYAVLAMVTLSCPTLVKAEGGCPQGQYPIGGQGVQGCAPIPSGGGVAAPARPSGKWIKTWGAISLSPDGASGAAAGRLSKSEAVRDAIAVCANSGGRACAASFTYKHQCAAAAVPGAGEGGTSFAGSPTIEQSKKMVLERCEAKGGLNCRVVYSECSEPIYQSY
- a CDS encoding type IV secretion system protein translates to MRSVANFEFSGGLHELLGFATRVQSIGDFVFFRLILNFLRERISDFGLQLMENMMAWVLGISLTLMTLWVLIQGFRIVTGRSRDSMMILVTNMARAALIISVASTMGMLGTNLHTFLTKTVRDEITHVVTDSNKSPEEQIDDNLAYLQVALASIDAIDVMADPELIEEKSRAMLFVGLGTAGPAITAGSMLLLYEIAIALFIGLGPLFILCLLFEQTKSLFQRWLFYGIGTLFSMAVLAAMTGIALDMVFRVAKAFWLESAGAKLILGPAFENGLSSQAMQQGGMGLILTTLILTAPPMAAVFFQGTLGTFMAYSQIGGGAAATPSADGRPPGSHPAPAPAMTGSSSQDASTRVAGTSIPSAPPSNNGLTTGKYGSAS
- a CDS encoding VirB4 family type IV secretion/conjugal transfer ATPase, which gives rise to MFSPDTSISEFIPLSSHVAPNVVKTTGGDYLLTWHLEGLPFVGREEWELEHRHNTFNRLLQTLRAPDFVNVAFWVHDIRRRRTLKGKSHYKQRFNQDVSDQYMGMLSSQRIMQNELYLTMIYRPVVAGKRFVEKSANVDKLRAEQEQAVDKLMELAGNVEAVIRDYAPYRLGMYEAKNGVVFSETLELFGYLINRIDEPVPVLSAPVKDYLPVSRHMFSAKTGDFVINTPNGVNHFGAILNIKEYAEGTYPGILNGLKYLDFEYVVTHSFSPMGRQDALKVLDRTKGMMISSGDKAVSQIVELDQAMDQLSSGNFVLGEYHFIMAVYGDSQAKLSQNVATTRAELSNAGFVSTKEDLAVTSSFYSQLPANWRFRTRLANVSSLNFLGLSPLHNFATGKQHNNPWGDCVTTLQTTNGQPYYFNFHATHPSENSLGEKAIANTMVIGKSGTGKTALINFLLSQVQKYEPSPTIFFFDKDRGAEIFVRACGGNYLALENGAPTGFNPFQCENNEGNVQFLADLIKVLAGKREYSAREEEDIYRAVESMLDTPMHLRSMTNFQKSLPNMGDDGLYARMRRWTSGNSLGWVFDNPVDTVDLSKANIIGFDYTDIIDNPEVRVPVINYLLHRLESLIDGRPLIYVMDEFWKILDGEGGLKEFAKNKQKTIRKQNGMGIFATQSPEDALKSDISAALIEQTATLILLPNPNASKSDYMEGLKLTEAEFKVVTALDERSRCFLVKQGHASSVCQLNLRGMDDILSVISASTDNIDIMHRVLQTAAVRARVTVDELTPEQWLEDFYKNRKGSGKAAAQSDAA
- a CDS encoding type IV secretion system protein VirB3, translated to MHKNVLFRGCTRPAMFLGVPYLPFFMVAGGLLLLSMYTNFWFLLTIPVAIFIMRQMAKRDEMIFRLLGLRLLFKMRVRNVREHDGMWVFNPNHYRDKPARMD
- a CDS encoding TrbC/VirB2 family protein translates to MKRSNLDLVQAQRTLKTMLMAVVFVGAVFAPQAFATTGGGGTTYGGTDGKVCGFFTNINGLLNMASIAVVTIAVIFAGYQIAFAHKRIGDVAPILIGGVLIGAAGQIARMLLGDEYGNCENAGTGGGGPGGMAFHIQNAISYYRA
- a CDS encoding lytic transglycosylase domain-containing protein, which produces MLPGLEMMACPEMAVSMDVMQHVINVESSRNPYAIGVVGGALVRQPKALDEALATVRMLEEKGYNFSIGLAQVNRYNLAKYGLDSYEKAFQQCPNLQAGSRILAECYKRSGKDWGKSFSCYYSGNFETGFRHGYVQKVYDSMRRGQQVASNGVAPIDVVSRGERRTVKVEHHPQLASPAQARIVAQANGPVYVPSNDPARAYTVYPSTGAMARGSLVNLADQALSRVVLGSVDRMMQPQAQPEGGYPQQQGYPQQAAAARAGQSPMMPQQLPGATAGGGESPVMLQPWGEQGAPAAATDNMYNAPAQQMPVQQIPAGDAAFVF
- the virB11 gene encoding P-type DNA transfer ATPase VirB11; the protein is MDAEVSPLALVSSDFLRYQYEVLGIAEYMTSPEVTEICINRPGELYLETRAGWQRVDVPGLTFERARQFCTAVVNESNTGQRITDADPVVSLTFPTGQRAQFVIPPACDAGKVSITIRLPSKHTKSLTQYHEDGFFNQILEQDGSLGEHDRELLELRQQREYAEFFRRAVMYRKNIVVSGATGSGKTTFMKALVNHIPDSERLVTIEDARELFLTQPNVVHLLYSKGGQSASNVTAKSCMEACLRMKPERIILAELRGDEAFYFIRNCASGHPGSITSCHAGSPEQTWDQLALMVKASNEGSGLEFNVIKRLLMMTIDIVVHIKAHAGSRYITGIDFNPGRAQGQEA